The Ahaetulla prasina isolate Xishuangbanna chromosome 3, ASM2864084v1, whole genome shotgun sequence genome window below encodes:
- the SBSPON gene encoding somatomedin-B and thrombospondin type-1 domain-containing protein, translating into MGIKAAPGLLALVALSTLGRLAGAGCVEERRCCPGRDPTCTATGWRLDRTYGTCFCDEACEQTGDCCHDYTQACPAVSCVVGEWNHWSGCAEQCKPTFRMRTRNIQQEPKNGGEPCPPLEEKAGCLEYATHEGKDCGDVPAFITTSEYSKERKKIAVHPRWSSETEDSRSYCVEFKTESLSPYCSMETRPHARWMQYLRAGYTVCVICQEPAMHRDSYRCPGDGTDTDGNAILHWQAVGNPSCYGTWKKIQQVEECSCPLVHSFIFT; encoded by the exons ATGGGCATCAAAGCTGCCCCGGGACTCCTGGCTCTGGTGGCGCTTTCGACGCTCGGGCGCCTAGCCGGAGCGGGTTGCGTCGAGGAAAGGCGCTGCTGTCCCGGCCGGGATCCGACGTGCACTGCCACCGGCTGGCGCCTGGACAGAACTTACGGGACCTGCTTCTGTGACGAGGCGTGCGAACAGACCGGCGACTGTTGCCACGACTACACCCAGGCGTGCCCAG CTGTTTCGTGTGTTGTTGGGGAATGGAATCATTGGAGTGGCTGTGCAGAGCAATGTAAACCCACCTTCCGGATGCGTACACGTAATATACAACAAGAGCCAAAAAATGGTGGGGAGCCTTGTCCTCCGTTGGAAGAAAAAGCTGGCTGCCTGGAATATGCAACTCATGAAGGGAAAGATTGTGGAGATG TTCCTGCATTCATAACTACTTCTGAATAtagtaaagagagaaaaaagatagcTGTACATCCAAGGTGGTCTTCAGAAACAGAAGATTCTAG GAGTTACTGTGTGGAATTTAAAACAGAATCATTGTCTCCTTACTGCTCTATGGAAACTCGCCCGCATGCTCGATGGATGCAGTACCTTCGAGCAGGCTATACAGTATGTGTAATCTGCCAGGAGCCAGCAATGCACAGAGATAGCTATCGTTGTCCTGGAGATGGAACTGATACTGATGG gAATGCAATTCTCCATTGGCAAGCAGTTGGAAACCCATCCTGCTATGGAACTTGGAAGAAAATTCAGCAAGTGGAAGAATGTTCATGTCCTCTTGTacatagttttatttttacatag